Proteins encoded by one window of Danaus plexippus chromosome Z, MEX_DaPlex, whole genome shotgun sequence:
- the LOC116777715 gene encoding armadillo repeat-containing protein 2 isoform X1 — protein MMGERIKRVGAPFYAPPRKTSAEIISEARAAITAADMSGASGLGLRPLRTRRPFTPREPQRTLLSDTRRVDTRPTSGFDLKYQTVQESSEDAFMNYQVSEQEHVSNGVPFGENQQQRKKTLKSTKSIKGADAWSGFPKLPHLSGKSKPLHRRNTIGQNDASDSSKELAQSISVTRPLSVSNGPLSYLRSFHEKSQFCSTDSSSRSKTLGEKSVSYDEGTLGEVSVRHLDVQLLVTSEDCHNMTALEISEALTQKNQSVDRVLFLLDALQKTVEETSPGDSLRELVLRALLSRTRDDSERVLVKVARVMLTMRVTGAYLTAASKLVFKIASNDKNDSVFKNGNLLELIVESCARACPLSESSSVLHAMGALRVLALEPSLAARSRTAGALHLAVLHLKIINNAKAERPRQVTEETTHALYQLTGALRNLAGSGWQEREGEEERSGEGDAGREFASSGAIGELINALTLHTDRDVLTNVARCLSVLSSWQSCLNALCSCPGASRALLTALGACAARAALAVRLAYTLGNMAAHCDQARIDIYSEKGSIDVLLTILESYTQRNDNDTRDHDNDPDLHLIGSDLGGSDGSNEDVLIKTVRVVANLCLTEETGRGLVEHADRTVRAMLSCLEVAARVGGKELTDAERRSSEERREELATAALATINNITFYFEPTDSTHFDTLDHLVKVTCGWLSHGGLPTHEAVRALGNLTRCDRAARAAVLYGALDALPSLHAHDDEEVRSASAGVLVNVCGVSVGGGVQEAGGAAARALAAAARMKDVRSGALLARAVWNALEQRPLDLHNARMAAAALATFIEDESLFAMCEAAKCEERRASDPDIMKNHSVKLGLEGRGYHREHVESKFSLSVEEDLHLEEEFEEEGERWSGSDLGFEEGSPEPCSCGRCARGSSWRALADVALPLLQRLLPARRDAAVGTD, from the exons ATGATGGGTGAGCGTATCAAACGCGTCGGTGCACCGTTCTACGCCCCTCCAAGGAAGACGTCCGCTGAAATCATCAGCGAAGCTCGAGCTGCTATCACTGCAG CAGACATGAGTGGTGCGAGCGGGTTAGGCCTTCGCCCTTTACGCACACGCCGGCCGTTTACACCTCGGGAGCCCCAGAGGACTCTACTGTCGGACACGAGACGAGTTGACACACGTCCCACCAGCGGCTTTGA TCTGAAGTATCAAACGGTTCAAGAGAGTAGCGAGGATGCGTTTATGAATTACCAGGTATCGGAACAAGAGCACGTCTCAAACGGTGTTCCGTTCGGAGAAAATCAGCAGCAAAGAAAGAAAACG ttGAAGTCTACGAAATCTATTAAAGGCGCCGACGCTTGGAGCGGTTTTCCTAAGCTGCCTCACCTCAGCGGAAAAAGCAAGCCGTTACATAGAAGGAATACAATAGGACAGAACGATG CATCCGATTCAAGTAAGGAGCTGGCTCAATCTATATCAGTTACACGTCCTTTATCTGTTAGTAACGGTCCACTCTCGTATCTCAGATCGTTTCACGAAAAAAGTCAAT TTTGCAGTACAGATAGCTCTAGCAGAAGTAAAACTTTGGGTGAGAAGTCGGTATCTTACGACGAGGGTACCCTGGGCGAGGTGTCCGTGAGACACCTCGATGTACAGCTTCTTGTCACCAGCGAGGATTGTCACAA CATGACAGCCTTAGAGATATCAGAGGCGCTGACCCAGAAGAATCAGAGCGTTGATCGCGTGCTGTTTCTACTGGACGCTCTCCAAAAGACCGTCGAGGAGACCAGCCCCGGGGACAGTCTCCGCGAGCTGGTGCTCCGAGCACTGCTCTCTCGAACTCGTGATGATAGTGAGAGGGTCCTCGTCAAGGTCGCCAGAGTCATGCTGACG ATGCGTGTCACTGGAGCGTATTTGACTGCTGCTAGCAAACTTGTCTTCAAAATCGCCAGCAACGATAAGAATGATAGTGTCTTCAAGAATGGGAATCTTCTCG AACTGATCGTGGAGTCGTGTGCACGCGCGTGTCCCCTGTCTGAGAGCTCGAGTGTGTTGCACGCAATGGGTGCTCTGCGAGTGTTGGCGCTGGAGCCTTCCCTGGCGGCCCGCAGCCGGACGGCCGGGGCTCTACACCTCGCCGTCCTGCATctcaaaatcattaataacGCA AAAGCTGAACGTCCGAGGCAAGTGACGGAGGAGACGACGCACGCGCTGTACCAGTTGACTGGAGCTCTGAGGAACCTCGCTGGCAGCGGGTGGCAGGAGAGGGAGGGGGAGGAGGAGCGGAGCGGGGAGGGGGACGCGGGGAGGGAGTTCGCCAGCAGCGGAGCCATAGGAGAGCTCATCAACGCCTTGACATTACATACAGATCGAGATGTACTCACTAACGTTGCGAGGTGTCTAAG CGTGTTGTCATCATGGCAGTCTTGTTTGAACGCCTTGTGTTCCTGTCCGGGAGCGTCTCGTGCCTTGCTAACAGCACTGGGAGCGTGCGCCGCGAGGGCAGCGCTGGCTGTGAGACTCGCCTACACGTTGGGCAACATGGCCGCCCACTGCGATCAGGCTAGGATAGAC ATATACAGCGAGAAGGGCAGCATCGATGTACTGTTGACTATACTGGAGTCGTACACTCAACGTAACGACAACGACACGAGAGACCACGACAACGATCCGGACTTACATCTAATAG GTTCCGATCTCGGCGGATCGGACGGCTCAAACGAGGACGTCCTCATAAAG ACAGTTCGAGTGGTCGCGAATCTCTGTCTGACGGAGGAAACAGGCCGCGGGCTGGTGGAACACGCCGATAGAACTGTGAGGGCGATGCTGAGCTGTCTGGAGGTGGCGGCCAGGGTTGGGGGGAAGGAA CTAACAGATGCAGAGCGGAGGTCCAGCGAGGAACGTCGCGAGGAACTGGCGACGGCCGCACTGGCCACCATCAACAACATCACCTTCTACTTTGAGCCTACAGACTCCACACACTTTGATACGTTGGACCACTTGGTTAAAG TAACATGTGGCTGGTTGTCTCACGGTGGGCTCCCGACACACGAGGCGGTCCGAGCGCTCGGTAACCTCACCCGGTGTGATCGCGCCGCTCGTGCCGCCGTCCTGTACGGGGCCTTAGACGCTTTACCATCTTTACACGCTCACG ACGACGAGGAGGTTCGCAGCGCGTCCGCTGGTGTTTTGGTGAACGTGTGCGGTGTGAGCGTGGGCGGCGGAGTGCAGGAAGCCGGGGGCGCGGCCGCTAGGGCTCTGGCCGCGGCTGCGAGGATGAAGGACGTCCGCTCGGGGGCGCTGCTGGCGCGAGCCGTGTGGAACGCTCTCGAACAACGGCCGTTGGACCTCCACAACGCTAGGATGGCGGCCGCGGCGCTAGCGACCTTCATAG AAGACGAGTCATTGTTCGCTATGTGTGAAGCCGCAAAGTGCGAGGAGCGACGCGCAAGCGACCCAGATATAATGAAAAACCAcagt GTTAAATTGGGTTTGGAAGGTCGAGGCTACCACCGGGAGCATGTTGAATCGAAATTTTCTTTGAGCGTGGAAGAAGACTTGCACCTGGAAGAGGAGTTTGAAGAAGAAGGGGAAAG ATGGTCAGGCTCGGACCTGGGTTTCGAGGAGGGCAGTCCGGAGCCCTGCTCGTGCGGACGCTGCGCCCGCGGCAGCTCATGGAGGGCCCTCGCCGACGTGGCGCTGCCGTTGCTGCAAAGACTGCTGCCAGCACGACGAGATGCAGCAGTCGGCacagattaa
- the LOC116777715 gene encoding armadillo repeat-containing protein 2 isoform X3 — MMGERIKRVGAPFYAPPRKTSAEIISEARAAITAADMSGASGLGLRPLRTRRPFTPREPQRTLLSDTRRVDTRPTSGFDLKYQTVQESSEDAFMNYQVSEQEHVSNGVPFGENQQQRKKTLKSTKSIKGADAWSGFPKLPHLSGKSKPLHRRNTIGQNDASDSSKELAQSISVTRPLSVSNGPLSYLRSFHEKSQFCSTDSSSRSKTLGEKSVSYDEGTLGEVSVRHLDVQLLVTSEDCHNMTALEISEALTQKNQSVDRVLFLLDALQKTVEETSPGDSLRELVLRALLSRTRDDSERVLVKVARVMLTMRVTGAYLTAASKLVFKIASNDKNDSVFKNGNLLELIVESCARACPLSESSSVLHAMGALRVLALEPSLAARSRTAGALHLAVLHLKIINNAKAERPRQVTEETTHALYQLTGALRNLAGSGWQEREGEEERSGEGDAGREFASSGAIGELINALTLHTDRDVLTNVARCLSVLSSWQSCLNALCSCPGASRALLTALGACAARAALAVRLAYTLGNMAAHCDQARIDIYSEKGSIDVLLTILESYTQRNDNDTRDHDNDPDLHLIGSDLGGSDGSNEDVLIKTVRVVANLCLTEETGRGLVEHADRTVRAMLSCLEVAARVGGKELTDAERRSSEERREELATAALATINNITFYFEPTDSTHFDTLDHLVKVTCGWLSHGGLPTHEAVRALGNLTRCDRAARAAVLYGALDALPSLHAHDDEEVRSASAGVLVNVCGVSVGGGVQEAGGAAARALAAAARMKDVRSGALLARAVWNALEQRPLDLHNARMAAAALATFIDESLFAMCEAAKCEERRASDPDIMKNHSVKLGLEGRGYHREHVESKFSLSVEEDLHLEEEFEEEGERWSGSDLGFEEGSPEPCSCGRCARGSSWRALADVALPLLQRLLPARRDAAVGTD, encoded by the exons ATGATGGGTGAGCGTATCAAACGCGTCGGTGCACCGTTCTACGCCCCTCCAAGGAAGACGTCCGCTGAAATCATCAGCGAAGCTCGAGCTGCTATCACTGCAG CAGACATGAGTGGTGCGAGCGGGTTAGGCCTTCGCCCTTTACGCACACGCCGGCCGTTTACACCTCGGGAGCCCCAGAGGACTCTACTGTCGGACACGAGACGAGTTGACACACGTCCCACCAGCGGCTTTGA TCTGAAGTATCAAACGGTTCAAGAGAGTAGCGAGGATGCGTTTATGAATTACCAGGTATCGGAACAAGAGCACGTCTCAAACGGTGTTCCGTTCGGAGAAAATCAGCAGCAAAGAAAGAAAACG ttGAAGTCTACGAAATCTATTAAAGGCGCCGACGCTTGGAGCGGTTTTCCTAAGCTGCCTCACCTCAGCGGAAAAAGCAAGCCGTTACATAGAAGGAATACAATAGGACAGAACGATG CATCCGATTCAAGTAAGGAGCTGGCTCAATCTATATCAGTTACACGTCCTTTATCTGTTAGTAACGGTCCACTCTCGTATCTCAGATCGTTTCACGAAAAAAGTCAAT TTTGCAGTACAGATAGCTCTAGCAGAAGTAAAACTTTGGGTGAGAAGTCGGTATCTTACGACGAGGGTACCCTGGGCGAGGTGTCCGTGAGACACCTCGATGTACAGCTTCTTGTCACCAGCGAGGATTGTCACAA CATGACAGCCTTAGAGATATCAGAGGCGCTGACCCAGAAGAATCAGAGCGTTGATCGCGTGCTGTTTCTACTGGACGCTCTCCAAAAGACCGTCGAGGAGACCAGCCCCGGGGACAGTCTCCGCGAGCTGGTGCTCCGAGCACTGCTCTCTCGAACTCGTGATGATAGTGAGAGGGTCCTCGTCAAGGTCGCCAGAGTCATGCTGACG ATGCGTGTCACTGGAGCGTATTTGACTGCTGCTAGCAAACTTGTCTTCAAAATCGCCAGCAACGATAAGAATGATAGTGTCTTCAAGAATGGGAATCTTCTCG AACTGATCGTGGAGTCGTGTGCACGCGCGTGTCCCCTGTCTGAGAGCTCGAGTGTGTTGCACGCAATGGGTGCTCTGCGAGTGTTGGCGCTGGAGCCTTCCCTGGCGGCCCGCAGCCGGACGGCCGGGGCTCTACACCTCGCCGTCCTGCATctcaaaatcattaataacGCA AAAGCTGAACGTCCGAGGCAAGTGACGGAGGAGACGACGCACGCGCTGTACCAGTTGACTGGAGCTCTGAGGAACCTCGCTGGCAGCGGGTGGCAGGAGAGGGAGGGGGAGGAGGAGCGGAGCGGGGAGGGGGACGCGGGGAGGGAGTTCGCCAGCAGCGGAGCCATAGGAGAGCTCATCAACGCCTTGACATTACATACAGATCGAGATGTACTCACTAACGTTGCGAGGTGTCTAAG CGTGTTGTCATCATGGCAGTCTTGTTTGAACGCCTTGTGTTCCTGTCCGGGAGCGTCTCGTGCCTTGCTAACAGCACTGGGAGCGTGCGCCGCGAGGGCAGCGCTGGCTGTGAGACTCGCCTACACGTTGGGCAACATGGCCGCCCACTGCGATCAGGCTAGGATAGAC ATATACAGCGAGAAGGGCAGCATCGATGTACTGTTGACTATACTGGAGTCGTACACTCAACGTAACGACAACGACACGAGAGACCACGACAACGATCCGGACTTACATCTAATAG GTTCCGATCTCGGCGGATCGGACGGCTCAAACGAGGACGTCCTCATAAAG ACAGTTCGAGTGGTCGCGAATCTCTGTCTGACGGAGGAAACAGGCCGCGGGCTGGTGGAACACGCCGATAGAACTGTGAGGGCGATGCTGAGCTGTCTGGAGGTGGCGGCCAGGGTTGGGGGGAAGGAA CTAACAGATGCAGAGCGGAGGTCCAGCGAGGAACGTCGCGAGGAACTGGCGACGGCCGCACTGGCCACCATCAACAACATCACCTTCTACTTTGAGCCTACAGACTCCACACACTTTGATACGTTGGACCACTTGGTTAAAG TAACATGTGGCTGGTTGTCTCACGGTGGGCTCCCGACACACGAGGCGGTCCGAGCGCTCGGTAACCTCACCCGGTGTGATCGCGCCGCTCGTGCCGCCGTCCTGTACGGGGCCTTAGACGCTTTACCATCTTTACACGCTCACG ACGACGAGGAGGTTCGCAGCGCGTCCGCTGGTGTTTTGGTGAACGTGTGCGGTGTGAGCGTGGGCGGCGGAGTGCAGGAAGCCGGGGGCGCGGCCGCTAGGGCTCTGGCCGCGGCTGCGAGGATGAAGGACGTCCGCTCGGGGGCGCTGCTGGCGCGAGCCGTGTGGAACGCTCTCGAACAACGGCCGTTGGACCTCCACAACGCTAGGATGGCGGCCGCGGCGCTAGCGACCTTCATAG ACGAGTCATTGTTCGCTATGTGTGAAGCCGCAAAGTGCGAGGAGCGACGCGCAAGCGACCCAGATATAATGAAAAACCAcagt GTTAAATTGGGTTTGGAAGGTCGAGGCTACCACCGGGAGCATGTTGAATCGAAATTTTCTTTGAGCGTGGAAGAAGACTTGCACCTGGAAGAGGAGTTTGAAGAAGAAGGGGAAAG ATGGTCAGGCTCGGACCTGGGTTTCGAGGAGGGCAGTCCGGAGCCCTGCTCGTGCGGACGCTGCGCCCGCGGCAGCTCATGGAGGGCCCTCGCCGACGTGGCGCTGCCGTTGCTGCAAAGACTGCTGCCAGCACGACGAGATGCAGCAGTCGGCacagattaa
- the LOC116777715 gene encoding armadillo repeat-containing protein 2 isoform X4 — protein MMGERIKRVGAPFYAPPRKTSAEIISEARAAITAADMSGASGLGLRPLRTRRPFTPREPQRTLLSDTRRVDTRPTSGFDLKYQTVQESSEDAFMNYQVSEQEHVSNGVPFGENQQQRKKTLKSTKSIKGADAWSGFPKLPHLSGKSKPLHRRNTIGQNDVCSTDSSSRSKTLGEKSVSYDEGTLGEVSVRHLDVQLLVTSEDCHNMTALEISEALTQKNQSVDRVLFLLDALQKTVEETSPGDSLRELVLRALLSRTRDDSERVLVKVARVMLTMRVTGAYLTAASKLVFKIASNDKNDSVFKNGNLLELIVESCARACPLSESSSVLHAMGALRVLALEPSLAARSRTAGALHLAVLHLKIINNAKAERPRQVTEETTHALYQLTGALRNLAGSGWQEREGEEERSGEGDAGREFASSGAIGELINALTLHTDRDVLTNVARCLSVLSSWQSCLNALCSCPGASRALLTALGACAARAALAVRLAYTLGNMAAHCDQARIDIYSEKGSIDVLLTILESYTQRNDNDTRDHDNDPDLHLIGSDLGGSDGSNEDVLIKTVRVVANLCLTEETGRGLVEHADRTVRAMLSCLEVAARVGGKELTDAERRSSEERREELATAALATINNITFYFEPTDSTHFDTLDHLVKVTCGWLSHGGLPTHEAVRALGNLTRCDRAARAAVLYGALDALPSLHAHDDEEVRSASAGVLVNVCGVSVGGGVQEAGGAAARALAAAARMKDVRSGALLARAVWNALEQRPLDLHNARMAAAALATFIEDESLFAMCEAAKCEERRASDPDIMKNHSVKLGLEGRGYHREHVESKFSLSVEEDLHLEEEFEEEGERWSGSDLGFEEGSPEPCSCGRCARGSSWRALADVALPLLQRLLPARRDAAVGTD, from the exons ATGATGGGTGAGCGTATCAAACGCGTCGGTGCACCGTTCTACGCCCCTCCAAGGAAGACGTCCGCTGAAATCATCAGCGAAGCTCGAGCTGCTATCACTGCAG CAGACATGAGTGGTGCGAGCGGGTTAGGCCTTCGCCCTTTACGCACACGCCGGCCGTTTACACCTCGGGAGCCCCAGAGGACTCTACTGTCGGACACGAGACGAGTTGACACACGTCCCACCAGCGGCTTTGA TCTGAAGTATCAAACGGTTCAAGAGAGTAGCGAGGATGCGTTTATGAATTACCAGGTATCGGAACAAGAGCACGTCTCAAACGGTGTTCCGTTCGGAGAAAATCAGCAGCAAAGAAAGAAAACG ttGAAGTCTACGAAATCTATTAAAGGCGCCGACGCTTGGAGCGGTTTTCCTAAGCTGCCTCACCTCAGCGGAAAAAGCAAGCCGTTACATAGAAGGAATACAATAGGACAGAACGATG TTTGCAGTACAGATAGCTCTAGCAGAAGTAAAACTTTGGGTGAGAAGTCGGTATCTTACGACGAGGGTACCCTGGGCGAGGTGTCCGTGAGACACCTCGATGTACAGCTTCTTGTCACCAGCGAGGATTGTCACAA CATGACAGCCTTAGAGATATCAGAGGCGCTGACCCAGAAGAATCAGAGCGTTGATCGCGTGCTGTTTCTACTGGACGCTCTCCAAAAGACCGTCGAGGAGACCAGCCCCGGGGACAGTCTCCGCGAGCTGGTGCTCCGAGCACTGCTCTCTCGAACTCGTGATGATAGTGAGAGGGTCCTCGTCAAGGTCGCCAGAGTCATGCTGACG ATGCGTGTCACTGGAGCGTATTTGACTGCTGCTAGCAAACTTGTCTTCAAAATCGCCAGCAACGATAAGAATGATAGTGTCTTCAAGAATGGGAATCTTCTCG AACTGATCGTGGAGTCGTGTGCACGCGCGTGTCCCCTGTCTGAGAGCTCGAGTGTGTTGCACGCAATGGGTGCTCTGCGAGTGTTGGCGCTGGAGCCTTCCCTGGCGGCCCGCAGCCGGACGGCCGGGGCTCTACACCTCGCCGTCCTGCATctcaaaatcattaataacGCA AAAGCTGAACGTCCGAGGCAAGTGACGGAGGAGACGACGCACGCGCTGTACCAGTTGACTGGAGCTCTGAGGAACCTCGCTGGCAGCGGGTGGCAGGAGAGGGAGGGGGAGGAGGAGCGGAGCGGGGAGGGGGACGCGGGGAGGGAGTTCGCCAGCAGCGGAGCCATAGGAGAGCTCATCAACGCCTTGACATTACATACAGATCGAGATGTACTCACTAACGTTGCGAGGTGTCTAAG CGTGTTGTCATCATGGCAGTCTTGTTTGAACGCCTTGTGTTCCTGTCCGGGAGCGTCTCGTGCCTTGCTAACAGCACTGGGAGCGTGCGCCGCGAGGGCAGCGCTGGCTGTGAGACTCGCCTACACGTTGGGCAACATGGCCGCCCACTGCGATCAGGCTAGGATAGAC ATATACAGCGAGAAGGGCAGCATCGATGTACTGTTGACTATACTGGAGTCGTACACTCAACGTAACGACAACGACACGAGAGACCACGACAACGATCCGGACTTACATCTAATAG GTTCCGATCTCGGCGGATCGGACGGCTCAAACGAGGACGTCCTCATAAAG ACAGTTCGAGTGGTCGCGAATCTCTGTCTGACGGAGGAAACAGGCCGCGGGCTGGTGGAACACGCCGATAGAACTGTGAGGGCGATGCTGAGCTGTCTGGAGGTGGCGGCCAGGGTTGGGGGGAAGGAA CTAACAGATGCAGAGCGGAGGTCCAGCGAGGAACGTCGCGAGGAACTGGCGACGGCCGCACTGGCCACCATCAACAACATCACCTTCTACTTTGAGCCTACAGACTCCACACACTTTGATACGTTGGACCACTTGGTTAAAG TAACATGTGGCTGGTTGTCTCACGGTGGGCTCCCGACACACGAGGCGGTCCGAGCGCTCGGTAACCTCACCCGGTGTGATCGCGCCGCTCGTGCCGCCGTCCTGTACGGGGCCTTAGACGCTTTACCATCTTTACACGCTCACG ACGACGAGGAGGTTCGCAGCGCGTCCGCTGGTGTTTTGGTGAACGTGTGCGGTGTGAGCGTGGGCGGCGGAGTGCAGGAAGCCGGGGGCGCGGCCGCTAGGGCTCTGGCCGCGGCTGCGAGGATGAAGGACGTCCGCTCGGGGGCGCTGCTGGCGCGAGCCGTGTGGAACGCTCTCGAACAACGGCCGTTGGACCTCCACAACGCTAGGATGGCGGCCGCGGCGCTAGCGACCTTCATAG AAGACGAGTCATTGTTCGCTATGTGTGAAGCCGCAAAGTGCGAGGAGCGACGCGCAAGCGACCCAGATATAATGAAAAACCAcagt GTTAAATTGGGTTTGGAAGGTCGAGGCTACCACCGGGAGCATGTTGAATCGAAATTTTCTTTGAGCGTGGAAGAAGACTTGCACCTGGAAGAGGAGTTTGAAGAAGAAGGGGAAAG ATGGTCAGGCTCGGACCTGGGTTTCGAGGAGGGCAGTCCGGAGCCCTGCTCGTGCGGACGCTGCGCCCGCGGCAGCTCATGGAGGGCCCTCGCCGACGTGGCGCTGCCGTTGCTGCAAAGACTGCTGCCAGCACGACGAGATGCAGCAGTCGGCacagattaa
- the LOC116777715 gene encoding armadillo repeat-containing protein 2 isoform X2, translated as MMGERIKRVGAPFYAPPRKTSAEIISEARAAITADMSGASGLGLRPLRTRRPFTPREPQRTLLSDTRRVDTRPTSGFDLKYQTVQESSEDAFMNYQVSEQEHVSNGVPFGENQQQRKKTLKSTKSIKGADAWSGFPKLPHLSGKSKPLHRRNTIGQNDASDSSKELAQSISVTRPLSVSNGPLSYLRSFHEKSQFCSTDSSSRSKTLGEKSVSYDEGTLGEVSVRHLDVQLLVTSEDCHNMTALEISEALTQKNQSVDRVLFLLDALQKTVEETSPGDSLRELVLRALLSRTRDDSERVLVKVARVMLTMRVTGAYLTAASKLVFKIASNDKNDSVFKNGNLLELIVESCARACPLSESSSVLHAMGALRVLALEPSLAARSRTAGALHLAVLHLKIINNAKAERPRQVTEETTHALYQLTGALRNLAGSGWQEREGEEERSGEGDAGREFASSGAIGELINALTLHTDRDVLTNVARCLSVLSSWQSCLNALCSCPGASRALLTALGACAARAALAVRLAYTLGNMAAHCDQARIDIYSEKGSIDVLLTILESYTQRNDNDTRDHDNDPDLHLIGSDLGGSDGSNEDVLIKTVRVVANLCLTEETGRGLVEHADRTVRAMLSCLEVAARVGGKELTDAERRSSEERREELATAALATINNITFYFEPTDSTHFDTLDHLVKVTCGWLSHGGLPTHEAVRALGNLTRCDRAARAAVLYGALDALPSLHAHDDEEVRSASAGVLVNVCGVSVGGGVQEAGGAAARALAAAARMKDVRSGALLARAVWNALEQRPLDLHNARMAAAALATFIEDESLFAMCEAAKCEERRASDPDIMKNHSVKLGLEGRGYHREHVESKFSLSVEEDLHLEEEFEEEGERWSGSDLGFEEGSPEPCSCGRCARGSSWRALADVALPLLQRLLPARRDAAVGTD; from the exons ATGATGGGTGAGCGTATCAAACGCGTCGGTGCACCGTTCTACGCCCCTCCAAGGAAGACGTCCGCTGAAATCATCAGCGAAGCTCGAGCTGCTATCACTGCAG ACATGAGTGGTGCGAGCGGGTTAGGCCTTCGCCCTTTACGCACACGCCGGCCGTTTACACCTCGGGAGCCCCAGAGGACTCTACTGTCGGACACGAGACGAGTTGACACACGTCCCACCAGCGGCTTTGA TCTGAAGTATCAAACGGTTCAAGAGAGTAGCGAGGATGCGTTTATGAATTACCAGGTATCGGAACAAGAGCACGTCTCAAACGGTGTTCCGTTCGGAGAAAATCAGCAGCAAAGAAAGAAAACG ttGAAGTCTACGAAATCTATTAAAGGCGCCGACGCTTGGAGCGGTTTTCCTAAGCTGCCTCACCTCAGCGGAAAAAGCAAGCCGTTACATAGAAGGAATACAATAGGACAGAACGATG CATCCGATTCAAGTAAGGAGCTGGCTCAATCTATATCAGTTACACGTCCTTTATCTGTTAGTAACGGTCCACTCTCGTATCTCAGATCGTTTCACGAAAAAAGTCAAT TTTGCAGTACAGATAGCTCTAGCAGAAGTAAAACTTTGGGTGAGAAGTCGGTATCTTACGACGAGGGTACCCTGGGCGAGGTGTCCGTGAGACACCTCGATGTACAGCTTCTTGTCACCAGCGAGGATTGTCACAA CATGACAGCCTTAGAGATATCAGAGGCGCTGACCCAGAAGAATCAGAGCGTTGATCGCGTGCTGTTTCTACTGGACGCTCTCCAAAAGACCGTCGAGGAGACCAGCCCCGGGGACAGTCTCCGCGAGCTGGTGCTCCGAGCACTGCTCTCTCGAACTCGTGATGATAGTGAGAGGGTCCTCGTCAAGGTCGCCAGAGTCATGCTGACG ATGCGTGTCACTGGAGCGTATTTGACTGCTGCTAGCAAACTTGTCTTCAAAATCGCCAGCAACGATAAGAATGATAGTGTCTTCAAGAATGGGAATCTTCTCG AACTGATCGTGGAGTCGTGTGCACGCGCGTGTCCCCTGTCTGAGAGCTCGAGTGTGTTGCACGCAATGGGTGCTCTGCGAGTGTTGGCGCTGGAGCCTTCCCTGGCGGCCCGCAGCCGGACGGCCGGGGCTCTACACCTCGCCGTCCTGCATctcaaaatcattaataacGCA AAAGCTGAACGTCCGAGGCAAGTGACGGAGGAGACGACGCACGCGCTGTACCAGTTGACTGGAGCTCTGAGGAACCTCGCTGGCAGCGGGTGGCAGGAGAGGGAGGGGGAGGAGGAGCGGAGCGGGGAGGGGGACGCGGGGAGGGAGTTCGCCAGCAGCGGAGCCATAGGAGAGCTCATCAACGCCTTGACATTACATACAGATCGAGATGTACTCACTAACGTTGCGAGGTGTCTAAG CGTGTTGTCATCATGGCAGTCTTGTTTGAACGCCTTGTGTTCCTGTCCGGGAGCGTCTCGTGCCTTGCTAACAGCACTGGGAGCGTGCGCCGCGAGGGCAGCGCTGGCTGTGAGACTCGCCTACACGTTGGGCAACATGGCCGCCCACTGCGATCAGGCTAGGATAGAC ATATACAGCGAGAAGGGCAGCATCGATGTACTGTTGACTATACTGGAGTCGTACACTCAACGTAACGACAACGACACGAGAGACCACGACAACGATCCGGACTTACATCTAATAG GTTCCGATCTCGGCGGATCGGACGGCTCAAACGAGGACGTCCTCATAAAG ACAGTTCGAGTGGTCGCGAATCTCTGTCTGACGGAGGAAACAGGCCGCGGGCTGGTGGAACACGCCGATAGAACTGTGAGGGCGATGCTGAGCTGTCTGGAGGTGGCGGCCAGGGTTGGGGGGAAGGAA CTAACAGATGCAGAGCGGAGGTCCAGCGAGGAACGTCGCGAGGAACTGGCGACGGCCGCACTGGCCACCATCAACAACATCACCTTCTACTTTGAGCCTACAGACTCCACACACTTTGATACGTTGGACCACTTGGTTAAAG TAACATGTGGCTGGTTGTCTCACGGTGGGCTCCCGACACACGAGGCGGTCCGAGCGCTCGGTAACCTCACCCGGTGTGATCGCGCCGCTCGTGCCGCCGTCCTGTACGGGGCCTTAGACGCTTTACCATCTTTACACGCTCACG ACGACGAGGAGGTTCGCAGCGCGTCCGCTGGTGTTTTGGTGAACGTGTGCGGTGTGAGCGTGGGCGGCGGAGTGCAGGAAGCCGGGGGCGCGGCCGCTAGGGCTCTGGCCGCGGCTGCGAGGATGAAGGACGTCCGCTCGGGGGCGCTGCTGGCGCGAGCCGTGTGGAACGCTCTCGAACAACGGCCGTTGGACCTCCACAACGCTAGGATGGCGGCCGCGGCGCTAGCGACCTTCATAG AAGACGAGTCATTGTTCGCTATGTGTGAAGCCGCAAAGTGCGAGGAGCGACGCGCAAGCGACCCAGATATAATGAAAAACCAcagt GTTAAATTGGGTTTGGAAGGTCGAGGCTACCACCGGGAGCATGTTGAATCGAAATTTTCTTTGAGCGTGGAAGAAGACTTGCACCTGGAAGAGGAGTTTGAAGAAGAAGGGGAAAG ATGGTCAGGCTCGGACCTGGGTTTCGAGGAGGGCAGTCCGGAGCCCTGCTCGTGCGGACGCTGCGCCCGCGGCAGCTCATGGAGGGCCCTCGCCGACGTGGCGCTGCCGTTGCTGCAAAGACTGCTGCCAGCACGACGAGATGCAGCAGTCGGCacagattaa